One part of the Acinetobacter sp. XS-4 genome encodes these proteins:
- a CDS encoding electron transfer flavoprotein-ubiquinone oxidoreductase — protein sequence MENLERESMEFDVVIVGAGPAGLSAAIKIRQLAIENNLPDLSVCVVEKGSEVGAHILSGAVLEPRAINELFPNWKEEGAPLNVPVTEDKTFFLLSDTTSKEVPHWMVPKTMHNDGNYVISLGNVVRWLGQKAEELEVSIFPGFAASEVLYHEDGTVKGIQTGDMGIGKDGEPTHNFTPGYELHAKYTLFAEGCRGHLGKLLIAKYNLDKNVDPQHYGIGIKELWEIDPAKHKPGLVMHGAGWPLAETASSGGWWLYHAENNQVTLGMIVDLSYENPHMYPFMEMQRWKTHPLIKQYLEGGKRISYGARAVVKGGFNSLPKLTFPGGCLIGDDAGFLNFAKIKGSHTAMKSGMLCGEAVFEAIAAGVEKGGDLAIARVTEGEDLFTKELTSYTNKFNNSWLKEELYNSRNFGPAMHKFGQWMGGAFNFIDQNVFKVPFTLHDLKQDFAVLKTVDATSFKPNYPKPDGKLTFDRLSSVFISNTVHEENQPAHLKLTDPSIPVNVNLPKWDEPAQRYCPAGVYEIMEDNDGSKRFQINAANCVHCKTCDIKDPSQNITWVTPEGGGGPNYPNM from the coding sequence ATGGAAAATTTAGAACGTGAATCGATGGAGTTTGACGTTGTCATCGTAGGTGCAGGACCTGCCGGTCTGTCTGCTGCGATTAAGATCCGTCAATTAGCGATTGAAAATAACTTACCCGATCTTTCTGTTTGTGTAGTTGAAAAAGGCTCTGAAGTAGGTGCGCATATCTTGTCTGGTGCTGTGCTTGAGCCACGTGCCATCAATGAACTGTTCCCGAACTGGAAAGAAGAAGGCGCGCCTCTTAATGTCCCTGTAACTGAAGACAAAACATTCTTCTTGCTTTCAGACACCACTTCTAAAGAAGTACCTCACTGGATGGTTCCTAAAACCATGCACAATGATGGTAACTACGTTATTTCGTTAGGTAACGTGGTTCGTTGGTTAGGTCAAAAAGCTGAAGAACTAGAAGTTTCTATCTTCCCTGGCTTTGCTGCATCTGAAGTGCTTTACCATGAAGACGGTACTGTAAAAGGTATTCAAACGGGTGATATGGGTATTGGTAAAGATGGTGAACCAACACATAACTTTACACCAGGCTATGAACTTCACGCTAAATACACTCTCTTTGCTGAAGGTTGCCGTGGTCATTTAGGCAAACTCCTAATTGCAAAATACAACCTCGATAAAAATGTTGATCCACAGCACTACGGTATCGGGATTAAAGAGCTTTGGGAAATTGACCCAGCAAAACATAAGCCGGGCTTAGTCATGCACGGCGCTGGCTGGCCATTGGCTGAAACAGCTTCTTCCGGTGGTTGGTGGTTATACCACGCTGAAAACAACCAAGTGACTTTGGGTATGATTGTGGACTTGTCTTATGAAAACCCACACATGTATCCATTTATGGAAATGCAGCGCTGGAAAACTCACCCACTGATTAAACAGTATTTAGAAGGTGGTAAGCGTATTTCTTACGGTGCACGTGCTGTAGTGAAAGGCGGTTTCAACTCATTGCCTAAATTGACTTTCCCGGGCGGCTGCTTGATTGGTGATGATGCAGGTTTCTTAAACTTTGCAAAAATCAAAGGCTCACACACTGCCATGAAATCAGGCATGTTATGTGGTGAAGCTGTATTTGAGGCGATTGCTGCTGGTGTAGAAAAAGGCGGTGACCTTGCCATTGCACGCGTTACCGAAGGCGAAGATTTATTCACTAAAGAATTAACCTCATACACTAACAAATTCAACAACAGCTGGTTAAAAGAAGAGCTTTATAACTCTCGTAACTTTGGCCCAGCAATGCATAAATTTGGTCAGTGGATGGGTGGTGCATTTAACTTTATCGACCAGAATGTCTTTAAAGTGCCATTCACTTTACATGACTTGAAGCAAGACTTCGCTGTATTGAAAACCGTTGATGCAACTAGCTTCAAGCCAAACTATCCAAAACCGGATGGCAAGCTTACATTTGACCGTTTATCTTCTGTGTTTATCTCTAACACGGTTCATGAGGAAAATCAGCCAGCTCACTTGAAGCTTACTGATCCGTCAATTCCAGTGAACGTAAACTTACCGAAATGGGATGAGCCTGCACAGCGCTACTGCCCTGCTGGTGTTTACGAAATCATGGAAGATAATGATGGTTCTAAACGCTTCCAGATTAACGCAGCGAACTGTGTTCACTGTAAGACCTGTGACATTAAAGACCCATCTCAAAACATCACATGGGTAACGCCAGAAGGCGGCGGTGGCCCAAACTACCCTAATATGTAA
- a CDS encoding IclR family transcriptional regulator has product MHLEYNQLKEQVEKKVNFDEIRLDPISHIHRENNPQFIASLARGLEILRCFSASNQVLGNQELSHLTGLPRPTIARITSTLVSLGYLKQLPNSTKYTLDIGVLALGYAALSSISVRSIAHSYMEEMSRYAQAPVAMAMRDRLNMMYLDVVQTETNLTMRRPIGSTLPLHNTSMGRACLAALPENEREFILKALEKKHTAEEWPAIKRSLDRAFHDYQNYGYCLSLSEWHKEVNSVAVPLIHPIYGLLVFNCGAPSYLVNQEKLENEIGPRLIHMVQNIQDALNTLH; this is encoded by the coding sequence ATGCATCTAGAATATAATCAACTAAAAGAACAAGTCGAAAAAAAAGTGAACTTTGATGAAATCCGCTTAGATCCGATTTCTCATATTCACCGCGAGAATAATCCTCAATTTATTGCTTCCTTAGCGCGTGGATTAGAGATATTACGTTGTTTTTCAGCATCCAACCAAGTTCTAGGTAATCAAGAACTATCTCATCTTACAGGCTTACCTAGACCAACAATTGCAAGAATTACGAGTACATTAGTGTCACTTGGTTATTTAAAACAACTTCCAAATTCTACCAAATACACCCTAGACATTGGTGTACTAGCACTTGGTTACGCCGCATTATCTAGCATATCTGTACGATCAATTGCCCATTCTTACATGGAAGAAATGTCCAGATATGCACAAGCTCCTGTTGCTATGGCAATGAGAGACCGATTAAACATGATGTATCTAGATGTTGTTCAAACCGAAACCAATTTAACTATGCGCAGACCAATTGGTTCTACTCTACCCTTACATAATACATCTATGGGAAGAGCATGCTTAGCAGCTCTTCCTGAAAATGAACGTGAGTTTATTTTAAAAGCATTAGAAAAGAAGCACACAGCTGAAGAATGGCCAGCAATCAAACGTAGTTTAGATCGAGCCTTTCATGATTATCAAAACTATGGGTATTGTTTATCTTTAAGCGAGTGGCATAAAGAAGTGAACTCTGTTGCCGTCCCCTTAATACATCCAATATACGGTTTATTGGTCTTTAACTGTGGGGCACCAAGCTATTTAGTGAATCAAGAAAAACTTGAAAACGAAATTGGACCAAGATTAATTCATATGGTTCAAAATATTCAAGATGCTCTAAACACCTTGCATTAA
- a CDS encoding acyl-CoA dehydrogenase family protein, with the protein MIRDQQTLEQLLSTIRSFVKNTLRPLEHEVDETDAIPDHIVQQMKELGLFGLTIPEEYGGLGITMEEEVLVAFELGQTSAAFRSLIGTNNGIGSSGIIIDGTDEQKQKYLPGYASGEIIGSFCLTEPDSGSDAAALKTSAVKDGDYYILNGTKRFITNAPRASTFTVMARTNSDIKGAGGISAFLVEAGTVGLTLGKIDKKMGQKGSYTCDVIFDNCRVHKDQLIGGIEGIGFKTAMKVLDKGRLHIAAYSAGMAERMLEDALQYAIERKQFGQSIANFQLIQAMLADSKTEIYAAKCMVLDAARRRDLGENISTEASCSKMFATEMCGRVADRCLQIHGGAGYISEYSIERFYRDVRLFRLYEGTTQIQQIIIARDMIKQATT; encoded by the coding sequence ATGATTCGTGATCAACAGACATTAGAACAGTTGTTATCTACAATTCGAAGTTTTGTTAAGAATACGTTGAGACCTTTAGAACATGAGGTCGATGAAACTGACGCGATACCAGACCATATTGTCCAACAAATGAAGGAATTGGGCTTATTCGGTTTAACCATTCCAGAAGAATATGGTGGTTTGGGAATTACGATGGAAGAAGAGGTTTTAGTTGCATTTGAGTTGGGGCAAACTTCTGCTGCATTCCGTTCTTTGATTGGTACAAATAATGGCATTGGTTCAAGTGGAATTATTATTGATGGTACTGATGAGCAAAAACAAAAGTATTTACCAGGTTATGCTAGCGGAGAAATTATAGGTTCTTTCTGCTTAACAGAACCAGACTCAGGTTCAGATGCTGCCGCTTTGAAGACGTCTGCAGTCAAAGATGGTGATTATTATATTTTAAATGGTACTAAGCGTTTTATTACTAATGCGCCTCGTGCTTCAACTTTTACCGTTATGGCTAGAACTAACTCAGATATTAAAGGTGCTGGAGGCATTTCTGCCTTTTTGGTTGAGGCTGGTACAGTTGGGCTGACTTTAGGAAAGATTGATAAAAAAATGGGACAAAAAGGTTCTTATACCTGTGATGTTATTTTTGATAATTGTCGTGTTCATAAAGATCAATTAATTGGTGGTATAGAGGGTATTGGTTTTAAAACAGCGATGAAAGTGCTTGATAAAGGCCGTTTACATATAGCTGCCTATAGTGCAGGAATGGCAGAGCGTATGTTGGAAGATGCTTTGCAATATGCAATAGAACGTAAACAATTTGGTCAATCAATTGCTAATTTTCAGCTTATTCAAGCAATGTTGGCAGATTCAAAAACAGAAATTTATGCTGCGAAATGTATGGTGTTGGATGCAGCACGTCGTCGTGATCTGGGGGAAAATATTAGTACTGAAGCATCATGTTCAAAAATGTTTGCGACTGAAATGTGTGGCCGAGTAGCTGATCGTTGTTTGCAGATACATGGTGGGGCTGGATACATCAGTGAATATTCAATTGAAAGATTTTATCGAGATGTTCGTTTATTCCGTCTCTATGAGGGAACAACACAAATTCAGCAAATCATTATTGCTCGAGACATGATTAAACAAGCTACAACTTAA
- a CDS encoding acyl-CoA dehydrogenase → MSRVQFNWQDPFLLENQLTEEERMIRDTAFNYSQNKLMPRVLEQFRHEQTDASIFREMGELGLLGPTIPEQYGGSGLNYVSYGLIAREIERVDSGYRSMASVQSSLVMVPINEFGTEEQKQKYLPKLATGEYIGCFGLTEPDHGSDPGSMITRAKKVEGGYRLTGAKMWITNSPIADVFVVWAKEVSPEGNVGDIRGFILEKGWDGLSTPAIHGKVGLRASITGEIVMDNVFVPEENAFPDIRGLKGPFTCLNSARYGIAWGAMGAAEFCWHTAHQYTMDRKQFGRPLAANQLIQKKLADMQTEIALGLQVALRFGRMKDEGIASVEGTSLIKRNNCGKALDIARLARDMLGGNGISDEFGVARHLVNLEVVNTYEGTHDVHALILGRAQTGIAAFSN, encoded by the coding sequence ATGAGTAGAGTTCAATTTAATTGGCAAGATCCTTTTTTATTAGAAAATCAGTTAACTGAAGAAGAGCGAATGATTCGGGATACTGCATTTAATTATAGTCAAAATAAGCTAATGCCACGTGTATTAGAACAGTTCCGTCATGAGCAAACAGATGCTTCTATTTTTCGTGAAATGGGCGAGCTAGGTCTTTTAGGACCTACAATTCCTGAACAATATGGTGGGTCAGGGTTAAATTATGTGAGTTATGGGTTAATTGCTCGTGAAATTGAACGGGTAGACTCAGGCTATCGTTCAATGGCCAGCGTTCAAAGTTCTTTAGTTATGGTTCCTATTAATGAATTCGGTACTGAAGAGCAAAAGCAAAAATATTTACCTAAGCTCGCTACAGGTGAATACATTGGTTGTTTCGGTCTAACCGAACCTGACCATGGTTCGGACCCTGGAAGTATGATTACTCGCGCTAAAAAAGTTGAGGGTGGTTACCGTTTAACTGGCGCTAAAATGTGGATAACAAATAGCCCTATCGCTGATGTATTCGTAGTATGGGCAAAAGAAGTTTCACCTGAAGGCAATGTTGGTGATATTCGAGGCTTCATTTTAGAAAAAGGTTGGGATGGTCTTTCTACACCTGCAATTCATGGAAAAGTGGGATTGAGGGCTTCCATTACTGGTGAGATAGTAATGGATAACGTATTTGTTCCAGAGGAAAATGCATTTCCAGACATTCGTGGTTTAAAAGGCCCGTTTACATGTTTGAATAGTGCAAGATATGGTATTGCATGGGGGGCAATGGGAGCAGCCGAGTTTTGCTGGCATACAGCCCATCAATATACGATGGATCGGAAGCAGTTTGGGCGCCCTTTAGCAGCAAATCAGTTAATTCAAAAGAAACTTGCGGATATGCAAACTGAAATTGCTCTGGGTTTACAAGTAGCATTGCGTTTTGGTCGAATGAAAGATGAGGGAATTGCATCGGTTGAGGGTACTTCACTAATTAAACGCAATAATTGTGGTAAGGCTCTTGATATTGCTCGTTTAGCTAGGGATATGCTCGGAGGAAACGGGATCAGTGATGAATTTGGTGTCGCCCGTCATCTTGTGAATTTAGAGGTTGTAAATACTTATGAGGGGACACACGATGTCCATGCTCTTATCCTTGGGCGTGCTCAGACGGGTATAGCTGCATTTTCTAATTAA
- a CDS encoding glucose 1-dehydrogenase codes for MKGLKDKVIIVTGGAGGIGSATCKRLAEEGAKVAVFDMNLGAAKALVAEIQANNGQAIAIECDITDRQVVDLAVKSAQEQLGPIDGLVNNAGWDVFKPFLKTSENEWEKLIQINLIGMLNMHQAVLPVMVERNHGRVVNIASDAARVGSSGEAVYAACKGGLLSFSKTLAREHSRNNITFNVICPGPTDTALLAGVTEGASNPEKLREAFTRAIPLGRLGQPDDLASAITFFLSDDAGFVTGQVLSVSGGLTMNG; via the coding sequence ATGAAAGGACTAAAAGACAAAGTAATTATCGTGACAGGTGGTGCTGGAGGGATTGGTTCAGCAACTTGTAAGCGCTTAGCGGAAGAAGGTGCAAAAGTTGCGGTATTTGATATGAATTTGGGAGCAGCTAAGGCCTTGGTTGCAGAAATTCAAGCAAATAATGGTCAGGCAATTGCGATTGAGTGTGACATTACTGATCGTCAGGTTGTTGATCTTGCTGTTAAATCTGCCCAAGAACAATTGGGACCAATTGATGGCTTGGTAAATAATGCAGGTTGGGATGTGTTTAAACCATTTTTGAAAACATCTGAAAATGAGTGGGAAAAATTAATTCAGATCAATTTAATTGGAATGTTAAATATGCACCAGGCTGTTTTACCAGTGATGGTTGAACGAAATCATGGGCGTGTAGTGAATATTGCATCTGATGCTGCAAGAGTAGGTTCATCTGGTGAAGCTGTATATGCGGCATGTAAGGGTGGATTGCTTTCTTTTTCTAAAACACTGGCTCGTGAGCATTCACGCAATAATATTACTTTTAATGTTATTTGTCCTGGGCCAACTGATACGGCTTTATTGGCTGGTGTAACCGAAGGCGCTTCGAATCCAGAAAAACTTCGTGAAGCTTTTACACGTGCTATACCACTTGGCCGCTTAGGCCAACCTGATGATTTAGCATCAGCTATTACATTTTTCTTAAGTGATGATGCGGGATTTGTTACCGGTCAAGTATTAAGTGTTTCTGGTGGATTAACCATGAATGGTTAA
- the badI gene encoding 2-ketocyclohexanecarboxyl-CoA hydrolase translates to MNFEDILYEVRNGVAWIIINRPEKMNAFRGQTCDEIIKALNKAGYDRDVGAIVLTGAGDRAFCTGGDQSAHNGNYDGRGTIGLPMEELHTAVRDVPKPVIARVQGYAIGGGNVLATICDLTICSDKAIFGQVGPKMGSVDPGYGTAFLARVVGEKKAREIWYMCRRYTGEEAVSIGLANKCVPADQLDAEVQAWGEELCERSPTALAIAKRSFNMDTAHQAGIAGMGMYALKLYYDTEESREGVNALKDKRKPEFRKYFK, encoded by the coding sequence ATGAATTTTGAAGATATTTTATACGAAGTTAGAAATGGCGTTGCGTGGATCATCATTAACCGTCCTGAAAAAATGAATGCTTTCCGAGGACAGACTTGTGATGAAATCATTAAAGCACTAAATAAAGCTGGGTATGATCGAGATGTGGGTGCAATTGTTTTAACTGGTGCTGGTGATCGTGCATTTTGTACAGGTGGAGATCAGTCTGCTCATAATGGAAATTATGATGGTCGTGGCACAATTGGTTTGCCAATGGAAGAGTTGCATACAGCCGTTCGAGATGTTCCTAAACCTGTAATTGCACGTGTACAAGGTTATGCGATTGGCGGTGGAAATGTTTTGGCAACTATATGTGATTTAACCATTTGTTCTGATAAAGCAATTTTCGGTCAAGTGGGTCCTAAAATGGGTTCTGTTGATCCCGGTTATGGAACCGCATTCTTAGCACGAGTTGTGGGTGAGAAAAAAGCTCGTGAAATTTGGTATATGTGTCGACGTTATACTGGAGAAGAAGCTGTATCAATTGGATTGGCAAATAAATGTGTTCCGGCAGATCAACTCGATGCAGAAGTACAAGCATGGGGAGAAGAACTTTGTGAACGTAGTCCAACAGCGTTAGCAATTGCAAAACGTAGTTTCAATATGGATACTGCACATCAAGCTGGTATTGCTGGTATGGGTATGTATGCATTGAAACTTTATTATGATACAGAGGAATCTCGTGAAGGTGTAAATGCCCTGAAAGATAAACGTAAGCCAGAATTTCGAAAATATTTCAAATAA
- the aliB gene encoding cyclohexanecarboxyl-CoA dehydrogenase — MSKNPYITEDLEYLAETVEKFAQKYIAPGFLERDQTRTFDRDLVKKMGEMGFIAPELPEEYGGQGMGRLAAGVIHEAIAKADLSFSYINLLASLNGQILAEHGDPDVVRPWLAKLTAGEAIFSIGLTEPRGGSDAANLRLKIEREGDEYILNGEKTSISAADQADASVIFGRTGSVESGAHGVTALLVPMNLPGISTTRFDCHGQRAIGRGSIFFDNVRVPVNHRLGEENKGFVQVMQGFDFSRALIGLQVLAVARVSLDEAWEYAAQREAFGKPLTAFQGVSHPLADYETQVEAARLLCLQTLWLKDNHLPHTSEAGMCKWWGPKLAYDVVHQCLLTFGHAGYDRGVMEQRLRDVLGFQIGDGTAQIMKTIIARHKAGRKAVPA; from the coding sequence ATGAGTAAAAATCCTTATATTACTGAAGACTTGGAATATTTAGCTGAAACGGTTGAGAAATTTGCCCAAAAATATATCGCTCCCGGCTTTCTAGAACGTGACCAGACTAGAACTTTTGACCGAGATTTAGTTAAAAAAATGGGAGAGATGGGCTTTATCGCACCTGAGTTACCTGAAGAGTATGGTGGACAAGGGATGGGGCGCCTAGCAGCTGGAGTTATTCATGAGGCAATTGCTAAAGCCGATTTGAGTTTTTCATATATTAATTTACTTGCGTCTTTAAATGGCCAGATTTTAGCTGAACATGGTGATCCAGACGTTGTCCGTCCGTGGTTAGCAAAACTTACAGCAGGTGAAGCTATTTTTTCAATAGGTTTAACTGAACCAAGAGGTGGGTCTGACGCTGCAAATTTACGTTTAAAAATTGAGCGTGAAGGTGATGAATACATCCTTAATGGAGAAAAAACATCAATTTCAGCTGCTGATCAAGCTGATGCATCAGTTATTTTTGGGCGCACTGGTTCAGTTGAGTCAGGGGCTCATGGTGTGACAGCTTTACTGGTCCCGATGAATTTACCTGGTATTAGTACTACGCGATTTGATTGTCATGGTCAACGTGCCATTGGACGAGGCTCAATTTTCTTTGACAACGTACGAGTTCCTGTCAATCACCGTTTAGGGGAAGAAAATAAGGGCTTTGTACAAGTCATGCAAGGTTTTGACTTTTCACGTGCATTGATAGGTTTACAGGTTTTGGCTGTGGCAAGAGTTTCACTTGATGAAGCTTGGGAGTATGCAGCTCAGCGCGAAGCTTTTGGCAAGCCATTGACTGCATTTCAAGGAGTGTCTCATCCTCTTGCAGATTATGAAACGCAAGTTGAAGCTGCTCGATTATTGTGTTTACAGACTTTATGGTTGAAAGATAATCATCTTCCTCATACTTCTGAAGCTGGTATGTGTAAATGGTGGGGGCCTAAGCTTGCATATGATGTGGTGCATCAGTGCCTGTTAACCTTTGGTCATGCTGGATATGATCGTGGAGTTATGGAACAGCGTCTACGAGATGTGCTAGGTTTTCAAATCGGCGATGGTACTGCACAGATTATGAAAACAATTATTGCCAGACATAAAGCAGGTCGTAAGGCTGTGCCAGCCTAA
- the aliA gene encoding cyclohexanecarboxylate-CoA ligase, translating into MDFDAVLLPQRRARMIQQGYWLDKTILQSLNDAVHQYPDKTALVSIKDDQPERSFTYRELLHTSNKIALGLRKLGIQKNDIVSCQLPNWWEFSLLYIACRRIGAVLNPLMPIFRERELTFMLKHSESKVFIVPKVFRKFDYEQLAYQLQKNINSLQHVIVIDGNGENNFADVLLNHGLDKDPQILNTLNDIKINADDIAQLIFTSGTTGEPKGVMHTANTLFANIVPYAERLHLNHEDVILMASPMAHQTGFMYGLIMPVILKAKVVLQDIWDVDKAIEIIDKYKITFTMASTPFLSDLSTAASEGDKKFHSLKTFLCAGAPIPGPLVKKARDNLGVKVISAWGMSECGAVTMTRPEDDDERSFNTDGLPLPGVEIRIIDQDGQHKAANEPGSLMIRTCSNFGGYLKRPYLNATDNDDWFDTGDLAYQDEQGYIRICGRNKDVIIRGGENIPVAEIESLLYQHPDIAIVALVSYPDERLGERACAVIKLKEHRESIELPEIIDFLKQHNLAVQYIPERLEVWNEIPMTPSGKIQKFKLREMITSNS; encoded by the coding sequence ATGGATTTCGATGCAGTACTTTTGCCACAGCGAAGAGCAAGAATGATTCAACAGGGATATTGGTTGGATAAAACCATTCTTCAATCGTTAAATGATGCTGTTCATCAATATCCGGATAAAACAGCATTAGTCAGTATAAAAGATGATCAGCCAGAGAGAAGTTTTACATATCGTGAGTTATTACACACTTCTAATAAGATTGCTCTGGGATTAAGAAAATTAGGCATACAAAAAAATGATATTGTTTCTTGCCAATTACCTAACTGGTGGGAATTCAGTTTACTTTATATTGCATGCCGACGTATTGGTGCAGTTTTAAATCCGTTAATGCCAATTTTTCGTGAACGTGAACTTACATTTATGTTAAAGCATAGTGAAAGTAAGGTTTTTATTGTTCCCAAAGTATTTCGTAAATTTGATTATGAACAGTTGGCTTATCAACTTCAAAAAAATATCAATAGCTTACAACATGTTATTGTTATTGACGGAAATGGAGAAAATAACTTTGCTGATGTTTTACTCAATCACGGATTAGATAAAGATCCTCAAATCCTAAATACGCTTAATGACATAAAAATTAATGCTGATGATATCGCACAATTAATTTTTACATCTGGAACAACAGGTGAACCCAAAGGTGTAATGCACACGGCAAACACATTGTTTGCAAATATAGTGCCTTATGCTGAGCGATTACATTTAAATCATGAAGATGTAATCTTGATGGCATCACCAATGGCGCATCAGACTGGTTTTATGTACGGTCTTATTATGCCTGTTATTTTAAAAGCCAAGGTTGTTCTTCAAGATATTTGGGATGTTGATAAAGCAATTGAAATAATTGATAAATATAAGATTACATTCACAATGGCTTCAACTCCTTTTTTGAGTGATTTATCGACTGCTGCATCAGAAGGCGACAAAAAATTTCATTCATTAAAAACATTCCTTTGTGCAGGTGCACCGATTCCCGGTCCTTTAGTGAAAAAAGCAAGAGATAATCTTGGAGTAAAAGTAATTTCTGCCTGGGGCATGAGCGAGTGTGGTGCCGTGACCATGACAAGGCCTGAAGATGATGATGAAAGGTCATTTAATACAGATGGGTTACCTTTACCTGGTGTTGAAATTAGAATCATTGATCAAGATGGTCAACATAAAGCTGCCAATGAACCAGGTTCTTTAATGATTCGCACATGTTCAAATTTTGGTGGATATCTTAAACGTCCTTATTTGAATGCTACCGATAATGATGACTGGTTTGATACTGGTGATTTAGCATATCAAGATGAGCAAGGGTACATCCGAATTTGTGGAAGAAATAAGGACGTTATTATTCGTGGAGGAGAGAATATTCCTGTTGCTGAAATTGAGTCATTACTTTATCAACATCCCGATATAGCTATCGTTGCTTTAGTCTCGTATCCAGATGAACGCCTTGGTGAGCGTGCCTGTGCAGTCATCAAATTAAAAGAACACAGGGAATCTATAGAACTTCCAGAAATTATTGATTTTCTTAAACAGCATAACCTTGCTGTGCAGTATATCCCAGAGCGCTTAGAGGTTTGGAATGAGATTCCAATGACACCTTCAGGAAAAATTCAAAAATTTAAATTAAGAGAAATGATTACGTCTAATTCTTAA
- a CDS encoding DcaP family trimeric outer membrane transporter, giving the protein MNKSVRLFYRSTLSLAIFAVATSSYAEVTQEQIAKLQQQIQELQAKFDKQNEDKKVVATSSTSSSDLKHLVTKGGAEFELYGNIRADASYQIKGPSAMYNNISTVPLKHTEAETHNSDKFQSTLNATRFGFNFTAPSTWDHKVGGKLEMDFFGGAGRDTFRLRHAYITFDDWLIGQTWSNFNAIEYFPETVDAALSVGGSLTRVSQIKYSHPVDSHLNFAFSLEDPKSETVTTTGTQNFTTDANAKLKLPSATGRINYKFDNGSALSGRVFITQKATSAGDHDEFIAWGAALGGKWQVTPNTLIRADYNHIKGDTKNLLWSNYAYVFDGNGHIKPNEFDTVTVGLTQKFTPKIRSSVGLGYMRANSSNSFSELVQNDSTQNKELIEGWINAFYTPVKAINIGFEYMYGQRTTFNDREGIDNRINATIIYDF; this is encoded by the coding sequence ATGAATAAATCAGTAAGATTATTCTATAGAAGTACACTAAGCCTTGCAATATTTGCTGTAGCTACATCGAGTTATGCAGAAGTTACTCAAGAACAAATTGCAAAACTTCAGCAGCAAATACAAGAATTACAAGCAAAGTTCGATAAACAAAATGAAGATAAAAAAGTAGTAGCTACGTCATCAACTAGCTCATCGGACCTTAAGCACCTTGTGACTAAAGGTGGGGCGGAATTTGAGTTGTATGGAAATATTCGTGCCGATGCTTCATATCAAATTAAGGGTCCTAGTGCGATGTATAATAACATTAGTACCGTGCCTTTGAAGCATACCGAAGCTGAAACACATAATTCAGATAAATTCCAAAGTACCTTAAATGCGACCCGTTTTGGTTTTAATTTTACTGCGCCTAGTACTTGGGATCACAAAGTAGGTGGTAAGTTAGAGATGGATTTCTTTGGTGGAGCGGGGCGTGATACATTCCGTCTCCGTCATGCTTATATTACCTTTGATGACTGGTTAATCGGTCAAACTTGGTCAAACTTTAATGCCATTGAGTATTTCCCAGAAACAGTAGATGCAGCACTTTCTGTAGGTGGTTCTTTAACACGTGTATCTCAAATAAAATATAGTCATCCTGTGGATTCACATTTGAATTTTGCATTTAGCCTTGAAGATCCTAAGTCTGAAACTGTTACGACTACAGGTACACAGAACTTTACAACGGATGCTAATGCAAAGTTGAAACTACCATCAGCAACAGGACGTATAAATTACAAGTTTGATAATGGATCTGCACTTTCTGGTCGAGTTTTTATAACTCAAAAAGCAACATCAGCAGGTGATCACGATGAGTTTATCGCTTGGGGAGCAGCTTTAGGCGGCAAGTGGCAAGTCACTCCAAATACTTTAATTCGAGCTGATTACAATCATATTAAGGGTGATACTAAAAATTTACTGTGGTCTAACTATGCTTATGTATTTGATGGAAATGGTCATATTAAACCAAATGAATTTGACACAGTAACAGTTGGGTTAACTCAAAAATTTACGCCTAAGATACGATCCTCAGTCGGGTTAGGCTATATGCGTGCTAATAGTAGTAATTCATTTTCTGAACTCGTACAAAATGATTCGACTCAAAATAAAGAGCTAATAGAAGGATGGATTAATGCCTTTTATACACCAGTAAAAGCAATAAATATTGGTTTTGAATATATGTATGGGCAAAGGACAACTTTTAATGATCGAGAAGGAATTGATAATCGTATAAATGCTACTATTATCTATGATTTTTAG